In Pelagicoccus sp. SDUM812003, the sequence CGTAGGTCAGTGCGGAGCGCTGGCCGAAGTTGTATGGGCTGACTGGTTCTACCTTTCTTCTTTCATTTTCATCTGGATGTTCTCAACACCCATTGTTTTCGCCATATCCATGATTTCCATAACTCTACTTACTAGAGCTTTAGAATTCGGATCGATCACAACTCTTTTGGGCTTCTGGGTTTCCACTTCAAGTAGAGCTCGAAAACGTTCGTCATCCAATTCTCCTTCTTCTGTTCTTAGTTGCCCGTTTGATTCGATGAAGACCGCGATCGTATGAAACGCCTCATCCTCGTGATCTCTAAAGTCATCGAATTCCTTTTGGCTCATGCTGCTCTCAACTGTGGTTCCATCAGGGTTATGGCGTGTGATTTTCACTTCGCCACTATCGGAACATCCAGTGAGAGCTAGAACTATCAGAAGAGCTAGAATCGGAATTTTCATTTTCTGTAGAACGTGAAAGCCATACGCGGAAGTCAGCGCGGAGCGCTGGCT encodes:
- a CDS encoding biopolymer transporter ExbD, encoding MKIPILALLIVLALTGCSDSGEVKITRHNPDGTTVESSMSQKEFDDFRDHEDEAFHTIAVFIESNGQLRTEEGELDDERFRALLEVETQKPKRVVIDPNSKALVSRVMEIMDMAKTMGVENIQMKMKEER